A part of Arachis hypogaea cultivar Tifrunner chromosome 12, arahy.Tifrunner.gnm2.J5K5, whole genome shotgun sequence genomic DNA contains:
- the LOC112727553 gene encoding protein GAMETOPHYTE DEFECTIVE 1 has protein sequence MEFFDLNVPYEKPSPGIGKTSIEANRTKIAVKAMELGYTGIAYNRTVEGVLSDKLRCSIKPLSISSLLNILPSLPLSAKLHRDLLRIPLSTPFHQYTRITVCVDNPFQTNAAYCDNPILKTYDLVAIKPSNQITFDMACQRSEVDIITIDFSKKLPFKIKQNMVKAAAERGVCFEVSYSGVLTDAEIRRPWIYGAKCLMEWTRRRNVIISSGAPSVNDLRGPCDVANLLSLLGLSKERAKDAISKNCRNLLVKALRKRRFYKSAIRVEPLLITATSNSEEDLREELLKWDPLSSEGGIPLNNSAKCFSSKSSEASKKAKSIDFASLVGSMPFHGFQVKDFLPANNASAVVPDGEKVSQSTPAINNSTEQPIRQGESLVSDAMEADQVVTTTYNYNEMDNPTCARELEKNSTDLGDDCTTIESKAHVSQSNLGALSITMDTLIQNEKDDQQKFLQDANRDDEQAGKLETDAVGLDEMETEEDGSAVVTRQLQHATTKDQTVGGVSTEFNQVPVESISGRSREKRKKNSCTTF, from the exons ATGGAGTTCTTCGACCTAAACGTCCCGTACGAGAAACCCTCACCAGGCATCGGCAAAACCTCCATTGAAGCTAACCGAACCAAGATTGCCGTGAAGGCCATGGAACTTGGCTACACCGGAATCGCCTACAACCGCACCGTCGAGGGTGTCCTCTCCGATAAACTGCGGTGCTCCATCAAACCTCTCTCCATCTCCTCTCTCCTCAACATTCTCCCTTCTCTCCCACTCTCCGCCAAGCTCCACCGCGACCTCCTCCGTATCCCGTTGTCCACCCCTTTCCATCAGTACACGCGCATCACCGTCTGCGTCGACAATCCCTTCCAAACCAACGCCGCCTACTGCGATAACCCTATTCTCAAGACCTACGACCTCGTCGCCATTAAGCCCTCCAATCAGATCACATTCGATATGGCATGCCAGAGATCGGAg GTAGACATCATTACGATTGATTTTTCGAAGAAGTTGCCATTTAAAATTAAGCAGAACATGGTTAAAGCCGCTGCTGAG CGAGGGGTCTGCTTTGAAGTCAGTTACTCTGGTGTTTTAACTGATGCCGAAATAAGGAGGCCTTGGATCTACGGTGCTAAG TGTTTGATGGAGTGGACTCGGAGAAGAAACGTTATAATTTCAAGTGGGGCTCCTTCAGTGAATGATCTTAGAGGACCTTGTGATGTCGCAAACTTGTTATCATTATTGGGACTCTCCAAGGAGCGAGCTAAAGATGCTATTTCTAAAAATTGTAG GAATCTTTTGGTAAAAGCTTTAAGGAAAAGACGGTTTTACAAAAGCGCAATAAGAGTGGAACCATTATTAATAACTGCAACATCGAATTCTGAGGAGGATCTGCGTGAAGAGTTACTAAAGTGGGATCCTCTCTCCAGTGAAGGTGGCATCCCCTTGAATAACTCGGCAAAGtgtttttcatcaaaatcttctGAAGCATCAAAAAAGGCGAAATCCATTGACTTTGCTTCACTTGTTGGCAGCATGCCATTTCATGGTTTTCAAGTGAAGGATTTCTTACCTGCAAATAATGCTTCCGCCGTCGTCCCAGATGGTGAAAAGGTCAGTCAGTCAACACCTGCAATTAACAACTCAACTGAGCAGCCTATCAGGCAAGGTGAAAGCTTAGTATCTGATGCTATGGAAGCAGACCAGGTAGTGACGACAACATACAATTATAATGAGATGGACAATCCTACTTGTGCCAGAGAGTTAGAAAAAAATTCTACTGATTTGGGTGATGATTGCACTACCATTGAATCTAAAGCACATGTTTCACAATCAAACTTGGGCGCTCTCAGCATCACGATGGATACTTTGATACAAAATGAGAAAGACGATCAGCAGAAATTTCTGCAAGATGCCAACCGTGATGATGAACAAGCTGGTAAACTTGAAACTGATGCTGTTGGACTTGATGAGATGGAAACTGAAGAGGATGGTTCTGCAGTTGTAACACGTCAATTGCAACATGCGACGACAAAAGATCAAACTGTTGGTGGAGTGAGCACCGAATTCAATCAAGTCCCAGTTGAGTCCATATCAG GTCGATCAAGAGAGAAGCGCAAAAAAAACTCCTGCACCACCTTTTGA